From a region of the Candidatus Brocadia sp. genome:
- a CDS encoding class I SAM-dependent methyltransferase has translation MNQSVDSPNIKLLLSQSHPQMFLTDRLIRFVEEEGISELLQSMRRFTIEEALEAFREKLGYKLQDRVRLRMAKVIVDLLYECEYLEKKGERYFWIEGKGFETKLSADGYKVAKDAFKGQVDFFERCIMYADKFLNGNPPLYSFDSASTGIWEEFLGNTEFRFARSVLINLLFSGRNDNATVLALCYGPGFDILQMQEQYNIRVTALDFKDVFQSQASRRILNPNSVKWVQSALWKGFGTPLPFHDTMFDAVFFACADPYIPEESREFVYKDIFRVLKHGGILGIVTRSYPDTERKYVKDPFVRKGTLCHDFSESVCEGWCGFYHPQESENLFKTIGYHVNTIMLNASVWRLDKP, from the coding sequence ATGAATCAAAGTGTAGATTCTCCCAATATAAAGTTGCTGTTAAGTCAATCACACCCCCAGATGTTTCTCACAGACCGGCTTATACGTTTTGTTGAAGAGGAAGGCATTTCCGAACTTCTTCAATCTATGAGACGGTTTACCATTGAGGAGGCTCTTGAGGCATTCCGCGAAAAGCTTGGTTACAAGCTTCAGGATAGAGTAAGACTCAGAATGGCAAAAGTAATTGTTGATCTCTTATATGAATGTGAGTACCTGGAGAAGAAGGGCGAACGTTATTTCTGGATAGAAGGTAAGGGTTTTGAGACAAAATTGTCAGCAGATGGATACAAGGTGGCAAAGGACGCTTTTAAAGGACAGGTAGATTTTTTTGAAAGGTGTATCATGTATGCCGATAAGTTTTTGAATGGCAACCCACCACTGTATAGCTTCGACAGCGCTTCAACCGGGATTTGGGAGGAATTTCTTGGTAATACCGAATTCAGATTTGCTCGCTCTGTCCTGATAAATCTGTTGTTTTCCGGGAGGAATGACAACGCAACCGTTCTTGCCCTTTGTTACGGACCCGGTTTTGATATCCTTCAAATGCAGGAACAGTACAATATAAGGGTAACAGCGCTGGATTTCAAAGACGTCTTTCAGAGTCAGGCGTCCCGGAGAATATTAAATCCCAATTCGGTAAAATGGGTTCAATCGGCATTATGGAAGGGATTTGGGACTCCCCTGCCTTTTCATGATACTATGTTCGATGCCGTATTTTTTGCATGCGCTGACCCTTATATTCCGGAGGAATCACGCGAGTTTGTTTATAAAGATATATTCAGGGTATTAAAACACGGTGGTATTCTCGGTATTGTAACCCGCAGTTATCCCGATACAGAGAGAAAATATGTGAAAGACCCTTTTGTAAGGAAAGGCACTCTTTGCCATGACTTTTCCGAAAGTGTTTGTGAGGGGTGGTGCGGGTTTTATCATCCGCAAGAATCGGAAAATCTTTTTAAAACCATCGGGTATCATGTCAATACGATAATGCTGAATGCCTCTGTTTGGCGGCTTGATAAACCATGA